One window from the genome of Gadus morhua chromosome 16, gadMor3.0, whole genome shotgun sequence encodes:
- the aasdhppt gene encoding L-aminoadipate-semialdehyde dehydrogenase-phosphopantetheinyl transferase isoform X5: MSDHNQNNNRDAYISYLAGRLLLRKFVCERIAVPWSEIQLARSPRGKPYLVLPEVGRLLLRKFVCERIAVPWSEIQLARSPRGKPYLVLPEATTTHTPPLSREAQRWSFNISHQGEYAVLAAEQGLQVGVDVMKTTMPGSSSVSQFFRIMTRQFTEYEWSVIQSSGSERQQLAAFYRHWLTRGGNPEALLHAQALKESFIKAIGTGLGFNLQRAEFHLSPQPVTEEQGQHRTMMHLDEEEEHSWRFEECLLDADHHVAVALGLHSPPPAGQPRCPSPPPPTAFTHLTFGDLIAQATPLSEEDPAYWDGFQSKGEAPQRQSSRAPSE, from the exons ATGTCCGACCACAACCAAAACAATAACAGGGATGCGTATATTTCTTATCTA GCTGGTCGGCTGCTCCTGaggaagtttgtgtgtgagaggattGCAGTTCCCTGGTCAGAGATCCAGTTGGCACGCTCTCCCAGAGGGAAGCCGTACCTGGTGCTGCCAGAG GTTGGTCGGCTGCTCCTGaggaagtttgtgtgtgagaggattGCAGTTCCCTGGTCAGAGATCCAGTTGGCACGCTCACCCAGAGGGAAGCCGTACCTGGTGCTGCCAGAG gccaccaccacccacacacctccGTTAAGCAGAGAAGCCCAGAGGTGGAGTTTCAACATCTCCCACCAGGGGGAGTATGCGGTGCTGGCTGCAGAGCAGGGCCTGCAGGTCGGGGTGGACGTTATGAAAACCACCATGCCAG GTagcagctctgtatcccagtttTTCCGCATCATGACTCGTCAGTTTACGGAGTACGAGTGGAGCGTCATCCAATCATCTGGCTCAGAGCGCCAGCAACTCGCCGCCTTCTACCGCCACTGG CTGACGAGGGGAGGTAACCCTGAGGCTCTTCTCCATGCCCAGGCGCTGAAGGAGAGCTTCATCAAGGCCATTGGCACGGGGCTGGGCTTCAACCTCCAGAGGGCGGAGTTTCACCTCTCCCCTCAGCCAGTCACAGAGGAGCAGGGGCAGCACCGGACCATGATGCAtctggacgaggaggaggagcacagcTGGAGGTTTGAG GAATGCTTGTTGGATGCGGACCACCATGTTGCCGTGGCGCTGGGACTCCACAGCCCTCCTCCTGCTGGG CAGCCCAGATGCCCGtcgccccctcccccgaccGCCTTCACCCACCTGACGTTCGGTGACCTCATCGCTCAGGCCACGCCCCTTAGCGAGGAAGACCCCGCCTACTGGGACGGCTTCCAGAGCAAGGGCGAGGCCCCCCAGAGACAGAGCAGCAGGGCCCCGTCAGAGTGA
- the aasdhppt gene encoding L-aminoadipate-semialdehyde dehydrogenase-phosphopantetheinyl transferase isoform X7, which produces MGSDRWGFSAGRLLLRKFVCERIAVPWSEIQLARSPRGKPYLVLPEVGRLLLRKFVCERIAVPWSEIQLARSPRGKPYLVLPEATTTHTPPLSREAQRWSFNISHQGEYAVLAAEQGLQVGVDVMKTTMPGSSSVSQFFRIMTRQFTEYEWSVIQSSGSERQQLAAFYRHWLTRGGNPEALLHAQALKESFIKAIGTGLGFNLQRAEFHLSPQPVTEEQGQHRTMMHLDEEEEHSWRFEECLLDADHHVAVALGLHSPPPAGQPRCPSPPPPTAFTHLTFGDLIAQATPLSEEDPAYWDGFQSKGEAPQRQSSRAPSE; this is translated from the exons ATGGGGTCTGATCGTTGGGGCTTTTCG GCTGGTCGGCTGCTCCTGaggaagtttgtgtgtgagaggattGCAGTTCCCTGGTCAGAGATCCAGTTGGCACGCTCTCCCAGAGGGAAGCCGTACCTGGTGCTGCCAGAG GTTGGTCGGCTGCTCCTGaggaagtttgtgtgtgagaggattGCAGTTCCCTGGTCAGAGATCCAGTTGGCACGCTCACCCAGAGGGAAGCCGTACCTGGTGCTGCCAGAG gccaccaccacccacacacctccGTTAAGCAGAGAAGCCCAGAGGTGGAGTTTCAACATCTCCCACCAGGGGGAGTATGCGGTGCTGGCTGCAGAGCAGGGCCTGCAGGTCGGGGTGGACGTTATGAAAACCACCATGCCAG GTagcagctctgtatcccagtttTTCCGCATCATGACTCGTCAGTTTACGGAGTACGAGTGGAGCGTCATCCAATCATCTGGCTCAGAGCGCCAGCAACTCGCCGCCTTCTACCGCCACTGG CTGACGAGGGGAGGTAACCCTGAGGCTCTTCTCCATGCCCAGGCGCTGAAGGAGAGCTTCATCAAGGCCATTGGCACGGGGCTGGGCTTCAACCTCCAGAGGGCGGAGTTTCACCTCTCCCCTCAGCCAGTCACAGAGGAGCAGGGGCAGCACCGGACCATGATGCAtctggacgaggaggaggagcacagcTGGAGGTTTGAG GAATGCTTGTTGGATGCGGACCACCATGTTGCCGTGGCGCTGGGACTCCACAGCCCTCCTCCTGCTGGG CAGCCCAGATGCCCGtcgccccctcccccgaccGCCTTCACCCACCTGACGTTCGGTGACCTCATCGCTCAGGCCACGCCCCTTAGCGAGGAAGACCCCGCCTACTGGGACGGCTTCCAGAGCAAGGGCGAGGCCCCCCAGAGACAGAGCAGCAGGGCCCCGTCAGAGTGA
- the aasdhppt gene encoding L-aminoadipate-semialdehyde dehydrogenase-phosphopantetheinyl transferase isoform X2, which produces MRKFVCERIAVPWSEIQLPSQQWLLLRKFVCERIAVPWSEIELHRSPRGRAKSAMAGRLLLRKFVCERIAVPWSEIQLARSPRGKPYLVLPEVGRLLLRKFVCERIAVPWSEIQLARSPRGKPYLVLPEATTTHTPPLSREAQRWSFNISHQGEYAVLAAEQGLQVGVDVMKTTMPGSSSVSQFFRIMTRQFTEYEWSVIQSSGSERQQLAAFYRHWLTRGGNPEALLHAQALKESFIKAIGTGLGFNLQRAEFHLSPQPVTEEQGQHRTMMHLDEEEEHSWRFEECLLDADHHVAVALGLHSPPPAGPRCPSPPPPTAFTHLTFGDLIAQATPLSEEDPAYWDGFQSKGEAPQRQSSRAPSE; this is translated from the exons ATGaggaagtttgtgtgtgagaggattGCAGTTCCCTGGTCAGAGATACAGTTGCCAAGTCAGCAATG GCTGCTCCTGaggaagtttgtgtgtgagaggattGCAGTTCCCTGGTCAGAGATAGAGTTGCACCGCTCTCCCAGAGGGAGAGCCAAGTCAGCAATG GCTGGTCGGCTGCTCCTGaggaagtttgtgtgtgagaggattGCAGTTCCCTGGTCAGAGATCCAGTTGGCACGCTCTCCCAGAGGGAAGCCGTACCTGGTGCTGCCAGAG GTTGGTCGGCTGCTCCTGaggaagtttgtgtgtgagaggattGCAGTTCCCTGGTCAGAGATCCAGTTGGCACGCTCACCCAGAGGGAAGCCGTACCTGGTGCTGCCAGAG gccaccaccacccacacacctccGTTAAGCAGAGAAGCCCAGAGGTGGAGTTTCAACATCTCCCACCAGGGGGAGTATGCGGTGCTGGCTGCAGAGCAGGGCCTGCAGGTCGGGGTGGACGTTATGAAAACCACCATGCCAG GTagcagctctgtatcccagtttTTCCGCATCATGACTCGTCAGTTTACGGAGTACGAGTGGAGCGTCATCCAATCATCTGGCTCAGAGCGCCAGCAACTCGCCGCCTTCTACCGCCACTGG CTGACGAGGGGAGGTAACCCTGAGGCTCTTCTCCATGCCCAGGCGCTGAAGGAGAGCTTCATCAAGGCCATTGGCACGGGGCTGGGCTTCAACCTCCAGAGGGCGGAGTTTCACCTCTCCCCTCAGCCAGTCACAGAGGAGCAGGGGCAGCACCGGACCATGATGCAtctggacgaggaggaggagcacagcTGGAGGTTTGAG GAATGCTTGTTGGATGCGGACCACCATGTTGCCGTGGCGCTGGGACTCCACAGCCCTCCTCCTGCTGGG CCCAGATGCCCGtcgccccctcccccgaccGCCTTCACCCACCTGACGTTCGGTGACCTCATCGCTCAGGCCACGCCCCTTAGCGAGGAAGACCCCGCCTACTGGGACGGCTTCCAGAGCAAGGGCGAGGCCCCCCAGAGACAGAGCAGCAGGGCCCCGTCAGAGTGA
- the aasdhppt gene encoding L-aminoadipate-semialdehyde dehydrogenase-phosphopantetheinyl transferase isoform X1, with amino-acid sequence MRKFVCERIAVPWSEIQLPSQQWLLLRKFVCERIAVPWSEIELHRSPRGRAKSAMAGRLLLRKFVCERIAVPWSEIQLARSPRGKPYLVLPEVGRLLLRKFVCERIAVPWSEIQLARSPRGKPYLVLPEATTTHTPPLSREAQRWSFNISHQGEYAVLAAEQGLQVGVDVMKTTMPGSSSVSQFFRIMTRQFTEYEWSVIQSSGSERQQLAAFYRHWLTRGGNPEALLHAQALKESFIKAIGTGLGFNLQRAEFHLSPQPVTEEQGQHRTMMHLDEEEEHSWRFEECLLDADHHVAVALGLHSPPPAGQPRCPSPPPPTAFTHLTFGDLIAQATPLSEEDPAYWDGFQSKGEAPQRQSSRAPSE; translated from the exons ATGaggaagtttgtgtgtgagaggattGCAGTTCCCTGGTCAGAGATACAGTTGCCAAGTCAGCAATG GCTGCTCCTGaggaagtttgtgtgtgagaggattGCAGTTCCCTGGTCAGAGATAGAGTTGCACCGCTCTCCCAGAGGGAGAGCCAAGTCAGCAATG GCTGGTCGGCTGCTCCTGaggaagtttgtgtgtgagaggattGCAGTTCCCTGGTCAGAGATCCAGTTGGCACGCTCTCCCAGAGGGAAGCCGTACCTGGTGCTGCCAGAG GTTGGTCGGCTGCTCCTGaggaagtttgtgtgtgagaggattGCAGTTCCCTGGTCAGAGATCCAGTTGGCACGCTCACCCAGAGGGAAGCCGTACCTGGTGCTGCCAGAG gccaccaccacccacacacctccGTTAAGCAGAGAAGCCCAGAGGTGGAGTTTCAACATCTCCCACCAGGGGGAGTATGCGGTGCTGGCTGCAGAGCAGGGCCTGCAGGTCGGGGTGGACGTTATGAAAACCACCATGCCAG GTagcagctctgtatcccagtttTTCCGCATCATGACTCGTCAGTTTACGGAGTACGAGTGGAGCGTCATCCAATCATCTGGCTCAGAGCGCCAGCAACTCGCCGCCTTCTACCGCCACTGG CTGACGAGGGGAGGTAACCCTGAGGCTCTTCTCCATGCCCAGGCGCTGAAGGAGAGCTTCATCAAGGCCATTGGCACGGGGCTGGGCTTCAACCTCCAGAGGGCGGAGTTTCACCTCTCCCCTCAGCCAGTCACAGAGGAGCAGGGGCAGCACCGGACCATGATGCAtctggacgaggaggaggagcacagcTGGAGGTTTGAG GAATGCTTGTTGGATGCGGACCACCATGTTGCCGTGGCGCTGGGACTCCACAGCCCTCCTCCTGCTGGG CAGCCCAGATGCCCGtcgccccctcccccgaccGCCTTCACCCACCTGACGTTCGGTGACCTCATCGCTCAGGCCACGCCCCTTAGCGAGGAAGACCCCGCCTACTGGGACGGCTTCCAGAGCAAGGGCGAGGCCCCCCAGAGACAGAGCAGCAGGGCCCCGTCAGAGTGA
- the aasdhppt gene encoding L-aminoadipate-semialdehyde dehydrogenase-phosphopantetheinyl transferase isoform X4: MRKFVCERIAVPWSEIQLPSQQWLLLRKFVCERIAVPWSEIELHRSPRGRAKSAMAGRLLLRKFVCERIAVPWSEIQLARSPRGKPYLVLPEVGRLLLRKFVCERIAVPWSEIQLARSPRGKPYLVLPEATTTHTPPLSREAQRWSFNISHQGEYAVLAAEQGLQVGVDVMKTTMPGSSSVSQFFRIMTRQFTEYEWSVIQSSGSERQQLAAFYRHWALKESFIKAIGTGLGFNLQRAEFHLSPQPVTEEQGQHRTMMHLDEEEEHSWRFEECLLDADHHVAVALGLHSPPPAGPRCPSPPPPTAFTHLTFGDLIAQATPLSEEDPAYWDGFQSKGEAPQRQSSRAPSE, translated from the exons ATGaggaagtttgtgtgtgagaggattGCAGTTCCCTGGTCAGAGATACAGTTGCCAAGTCAGCAATG GCTGCTCCTGaggaagtttgtgtgtgagaggattGCAGTTCCCTGGTCAGAGATAGAGTTGCACCGCTCTCCCAGAGGGAGAGCCAAGTCAGCAATG GCTGGTCGGCTGCTCCTGaggaagtttgtgtgtgagaggattGCAGTTCCCTGGTCAGAGATCCAGTTGGCACGCTCTCCCAGAGGGAAGCCGTACCTGGTGCTGCCAGAG GTTGGTCGGCTGCTCCTGaggaagtttgtgtgtgagaggattGCAGTTCCCTGGTCAGAGATCCAGTTGGCACGCTCACCCAGAGGGAAGCCGTACCTGGTGCTGCCAGAG gccaccaccacccacacacctccGTTAAGCAGAGAAGCCCAGAGGTGGAGTTTCAACATCTCCCACCAGGGGGAGTATGCGGTGCTGGCTGCAGAGCAGGGCCTGCAGGTCGGGGTGGACGTTATGAAAACCACCATGCCAG GTagcagctctgtatcccagtttTTCCGCATCATGACTCGTCAGTTTACGGAGTACGAGTGGAGCGTCATCCAATCATCTGGCTCAGAGCGCCAGCAACTCGCCGCCTTCTACCGCCACTGG GCGCTGAAGGAGAGCTTCATCAAGGCCATTGGCACGGGGCTGGGCTTCAACCTCCAGAGGGCGGAGTTTCACCTCTCCCCTCAGCCAGTCACAGAGGAGCAGGGGCAGCACCGGACCATGATGCAtctggacgaggaggaggagcacagcTGGAGGTTTGAG GAATGCTTGTTGGATGCGGACCACCATGTTGCCGTGGCGCTGGGACTCCACAGCCCTCCTCCTGCTGGG CCCAGATGCCCGtcgccccctcccccgaccGCCTTCACCCACCTGACGTTCGGTGACCTCATCGCTCAGGCCACGCCCCTTAGCGAGGAAGACCCCGCCTACTGGGACGGCTTCCAGAGCAAGGGCGAGGCCCCCCAGAGACAGAGCAGCAGGGCCCCGTCAGAGTGA
- the aasdhppt gene encoding L-aminoadipate-semialdehyde dehydrogenase-phosphopantetheinyl transferase isoform X3: MRKFVCERIAVPWSEIQLPSQQWLLLRKFVCERIAVPWSEIELHRSPRGRAKSAMAGRLLLRKFVCERIAVPWSEIQLARSPRGKPYLVLPEVGRLLLRKFVCERIAVPWSEIQLARSPRGKPYLVLPEATTTHTPPLSREAQRWSFNISHQGEYAVLAAEQGLQVGVDVMKTTMPGSSSVSQFFRIMTRQFTEYEWSVIQSSGSERQQLAAFYRHWALKESFIKAIGTGLGFNLQRAEFHLSPQPVTEEQGQHRTMMHLDEEEEHSWRFEECLLDADHHVAVALGLHSPPPAGQPRCPSPPPPTAFTHLTFGDLIAQATPLSEEDPAYWDGFQSKGEAPQRQSSRAPSE, from the exons ATGaggaagtttgtgtgtgagaggattGCAGTTCCCTGGTCAGAGATACAGTTGCCAAGTCAGCAATG GCTGCTCCTGaggaagtttgtgtgtgagaggattGCAGTTCCCTGGTCAGAGATAGAGTTGCACCGCTCTCCCAGAGGGAGAGCCAAGTCAGCAATG GCTGGTCGGCTGCTCCTGaggaagtttgtgtgtgagaggattGCAGTTCCCTGGTCAGAGATCCAGTTGGCACGCTCTCCCAGAGGGAAGCCGTACCTGGTGCTGCCAGAG GTTGGTCGGCTGCTCCTGaggaagtttgtgtgtgagaggattGCAGTTCCCTGGTCAGAGATCCAGTTGGCACGCTCACCCAGAGGGAAGCCGTACCTGGTGCTGCCAGAG gccaccaccacccacacacctccGTTAAGCAGAGAAGCCCAGAGGTGGAGTTTCAACATCTCCCACCAGGGGGAGTATGCGGTGCTGGCTGCAGAGCAGGGCCTGCAGGTCGGGGTGGACGTTATGAAAACCACCATGCCAG GTagcagctctgtatcccagtttTTCCGCATCATGACTCGTCAGTTTACGGAGTACGAGTGGAGCGTCATCCAATCATCTGGCTCAGAGCGCCAGCAACTCGCCGCCTTCTACCGCCACTGG GCGCTGAAGGAGAGCTTCATCAAGGCCATTGGCACGGGGCTGGGCTTCAACCTCCAGAGGGCGGAGTTTCACCTCTCCCCTCAGCCAGTCACAGAGGAGCAGGGGCAGCACCGGACCATGATGCAtctggacgaggaggaggagcacagcTGGAGGTTTGAG GAATGCTTGTTGGATGCGGACCACCATGTTGCCGTGGCGCTGGGACTCCACAGCCCTCCTCCTGCTGGG CAGCCCAGATGCCCGtcgccccctcccccgaccGCCTTCACCCACCTGACGTTCGGTGACCTCATCGCTCAGGCCACGCCCCTTAGCGAGGAAGACCCCGCCTACTGGGACGGCTTCCAGAGCAAGGGCGAGGCCCCCCAGAGACAGAGCAGCAGGGCCCCGTCAGAGTGA
- the aasdhppt gene encoding L-aminoadipate-semialdehyde dehydrogenase-phosphopantetheinyl transferase isoform X8, whose amino-acid sequence MAGRLLLRKFVCERIAVPWSEIQLARSPRGKPYLVLPEVGRLLLRKFVCERIAVPWSEIQLARSPRGKPYLVLPEATTTHTPPLSREAQRWSFNISHQGEYAVLAAEQGLQVGVDVMKTTMPGSSSVSQFFRIMTRQFTEYEWSVIQSSGSERQQLAAFYRHWLTRGGNPEALLHAQALKESFIKAIGTGLGFNLQRAEFHLSPQPVTEEQGQHRTMMHLDEEEEHSWRFEECLLDADHHVAVALGLHSPPPAGQPRCPSPPPPTAFTHLTFGDLIAQATPLSEEDPAYWDGFQSKGEAPQRQSSRAPSE is encoded by the exons ATG GCTGGTCGGCTGCTCCTGaggaagtttgtgtgtgagaggattGCAGTTCCCTGGTCAGAGATCCAGTTGGCACGCTCTCCCAGAGGGAAGCCGTACCTGGTGCTGCCAGAG GTTGGTCGGCTGCTCCTGaggaagtttgtgtgtgagaggattGCAGTTCCCTGGTCAGAGATCCAGTTGGCACGCTCACCCAGAGGGAAGCCGTACCTGGTGCTGCCAGAG gccaccaccacccacacacctccGTTAAGCAGAGAAGCCCAGAGGTGGAGTTTCAACATCTCCCACCAGGGGGAGTATGCGGTGCTGGCTGCAGAGCAGGGCCTGCAGGTCGGGGTGGACGTTATGAAAACCACCATGCCAG GTagcagctctgtatcccagtttTTCCGCATCATGACTCGTCAGTTTACGGAGTACGAGTGGAGCGTCATCCAATCATCTGGCTCAGAGCGCCAGCAACTCGCCGCCTTCTACCGCCACTGG CTGACGAGGGGAGGTAACCCTGAGGCTCTTCTCCATGCCCAGGCGCTGAAGGAGAGCTTCATCAAGGCCATTGGCACGGGGCTGGGCTTCAACCTCCAGAGGGCGGAGTTTCACCTCTCCCCTCAGCCAGTCACAGAGGAGCAGGGGCAGCACCGGACCATGATGCAtctggacgaggaggaggagcacagcTGGAGGTTTGAG GAATGCTTGTTGGATGCGGACCACCATGTTGCCGTGGCGCTGGGACTCCACAGCCCTCCTCCTGCTGGG CAGCCCAGATGCCCGtcgccccctcccccgaccGCCTTCACCCACCTGACGTTCGGTGACCTCATCGCTCAGGCCACGCCCCTTAGCGAGGAAGACCCCGCCTACTGGGACGGCTTCCAGAGCAAGGGCGAGGCCCCCCAGAGACAGAGCAGCAGGGCCCCGTCAGAGTGA
- the aasdhppt gene encoding L-aminoadipate-semialdehyde dehydrogenase-phosphopantetheinyl transferase isoform X6, whose amino-acid sequence MGSVRWAFRYGSWTPTRSEWLYAARCIQREEKERIGQFVFARDAKSAMVGRLLLRKFVCERIAVPWSEIQLARSPRGKPYLVLPEATTTHTPPLSREAQRWSFNISHQGEYAVLAAEQGLQVGVDVMKTTMPGSSSVSQFFRIMTRQFTEYEWSVIQSSGSERQQLAAFYRHWLTRGGNPEALLHAQALKESFIKAIGTGLGFNLQRAEFHLSPQPVTEEQGQHRTMMHLDEEEEHSWRFEECLLDADHHVAVALGLHSPPPAGQPRCPSPPPPTAFTHLTFGDLIAQATPLSEEDPAYWDGFQSKGEAPQRQSSRAPSE is encoded by the exons ATGGGGTCTGTTCGTTGGGCTTTTCGGTATGGTTCCTGGACACCGACCCGGTCCGAGTGGCTTTATGCGGCGCGTTGTATCCAgcgagaggagaaggagagaattGGACAGTTCGTTTTTGCCAGAGATGCCAAGTCAGCAATG GTTGGTCGGCTGCTCCTGaggaagtttgtgtgtgagaggattGCAGTTCCCTGGTCAGAGATCCAGTTGGCACGCTCACCCAGAGGGAAGCCGTACCTGGTGCTGCCAGAG gccaccaccacccacacacctccGTTAAGCAGAGAAGCCCAGAGGTGGAGTTTCAACATCTCCCACCAGGGGGAGTATGCGGTGCTGGCTGCAGAGCAGGGCCTGCAGGTCGGGGTGGACGTTATGAAAACCACCATGCCAG GTagcagctctgtatcccagtttTTCCGCATCATGACTCGTCAGTTTACGGAGTACGAGTGGAGCGTCATCCAATCATCTGGCTCAGAGCGCCAGCAACTCGCCGCCTTCTACCGCCACTGG CTGACGAGGGGAGGTAACCCTGAGGCTCTTCTCCATGCCCAGGCGCTGAAGGAGAGCTTCATCAAGGCCATTGGCACGGGGCTGGGCTTCAACCTCCAGAGGGCGGAGTTTCACCTCTCCCCTCAGCCAGTCACAGAGGAGCAGGGGCAGCACCGGACCATGATGCAtctggacgaggaggaggagcacagcTGGAGGTTTGAG GAATGCTTGTTGGATGCGGACCACCATGTTGCCGTGGCGCTGGGACTCCACAGCCCTCCTCCTGCTGGG CAGCCCAGATGCCCGtcgccccctcccccgaccGCCTTCACCCACCTGACGTTCGGTGACCTCATCGCTCAGGCCACGCCCCTTAGCGAGGAAGACCCCGCCTACTGGGACGGCTTCCAGAGCAAGGGCGAGGCCCCCCAGAGACAGAGCAGCAGGGCCCCGTCAGAGTGA
- the aasdhppt gene encoding L-aminoadipate-semialdehyde dehydrogenase-phosphopantetheinyl transferase isoform X10 encodes MGSVRWAFRYGSWTPTRSEWLYAARCIQREEKERIGQFVFARDAKSAMVGRLLLRKFVCERIAVPWSEIQLARSPRGKPYLVLPEATTTHTPPLSREAQRWSFNISHQGEYAVLAAEQGLQVGVDVMKTTMPGSSSVSQFFRIMTRQFTEYEWSVIQSSGSERQQLAAFYRHWALKESFIKAIGTGLGFNLQRAEFHLSPQPVTEEQGQHRTMMHLDEEEEHSWRFEECLLDADHHVAVALGLHSPPPAGPRCPSPPPPTAFTHLTFGDLIAQATPLSEEDPAYWDGFQSKGEAPQRQSSRAPSE; translated from the exons ATGGGGTCTGTTCGTTGGGCTTTTCGGTATGGTTCCTGGACACCGACCCGGTCCGAGTGGCTTTATGCGGCGCGTTGTATCCAgcgagaggagaaggagagaattGGACAGTTCGTTTTTGCCAGAGATGCCAAGTCAGCAATG GTTGGTCGGCTGCTCCTGaggaagtttgtgtgtgagaggattGCAGTTCCCTGGTCAGAGATCCAGTTGGCACGCTCACCCAGAGGGAAGCCGTACCTGGTGCTGCCAGAG gccaccaccacccacacacctccGTTAAGCAGAGAAGCCCAGAGGTGGAGTTTCAACATCTCCCACCAGGGGGAGTATGCGGTGCTGGCTGCAGAGCAGGGCCTGCAGGTCGGGGTGGACGTTATGAAAACCACCATGCCAG GTagcagctctgtatcccagtttTTCCGCATCATGACTCGTCAGTTTACGGAGTACGAGTGGAGCGTCATCCAATCATCTGGCTCAGAGCGCCAGCAACTCGCCGCCTTCTACCGCCACTGG GCGCTGAAGGAGAGCTTCATCAAGGCCATTGGCACGGGGCTGGGCTTCAACCTCCAGAGGGCGGAGTTTCACCTCTCCCCTCAGCCAGTCACAGAGGAGCAGGGGCAGCACCGGACCATGATGCAtctggacgaggaggaggagcacagcTGGAGGTTTGAG GAATGCTTGTTGGATGCGGACCACCATGTTGCCGTGGCGCTGGGACTCCACAGCCCTCCTCCTGCTGGG CCCAGATGCCCGtcgccccctcccccgaccGCCTTCACCCACCTGACGTTCGGTGACCTCATCGCTCAGGCCACGCCCCTTAGCGAGGAAGACCCCGCCTACTGGGACGGCTTCCAGAGCAAGGGCGAGGCCCCCCAGAGACAGAGCAGCAGGGCCCCGTCAGAGTGA
- the aasdhppt gene encoding L-aminoadipate-semialdehyde dehydrogenase-phosphopantetheinyl transferase isoform X9 codes for MGSVRWAFRYGSWTPTRSEWLYAARCIQREEKERIGQFVFARDAKSAMVGRLLLRKFVCERIAVPWSEIQLARSPRGKPYLVLPEATTTHTPPLSREAQRWSFNISHQGEYAVLAAEQGLQVGVDVMKTTMPGSSSVSQFFRIMTRQFTEYEWSVIQSSGSERQQLAAFYRHWALKESFIKAIGTGLGFNLQRAEFHLSPQPVTEEQGQHRTMMHLDEEEEHSWRFEECLLDADHHVAVALGLHSPPPAGQPRCPSPPPPTAFTHLTFGDLIAQATPLSEEDPAYWDGFQSKGEAPQRQSSRAPSE; via the exons ATGGGGTCTGTTCGTTGGGCTTTTCGGTATGGTTCCTGGACACCGACCCGGTCCGAGTGGCTTTATGCGGCGCGTTGTATCCAgcgagaggagaaggagagaattGGACAGTTCGTTTTTGCCAGAGATGCCAAGTCAGCAATG GTTGGTCGGCTGCTCCTGaggaagtttgtgtgtgagaggattGCAGTTCCCTGGTCAGAGATCCAGTTGGCACGCTCACCCAGAGGGAAGCCGTACCTGGTGCTGCCAGAG gccaccaccacccacacacctccGTTAAGCAGAGAAGCCCAGAGGTGGAGTTTCAACATCTCCCACCAGGGGGAGTATGCGGTGCTGGCTGCAGAGCAGGGCCTGCAGGTCGGGGTGGACGTTATGAAAACCACCATGCCAG GTagcagctctgtatcccagtttTTCCGCATCATGACTCGTCAGTTTACGGAGTACGAGTGGAGCGTCATCCAATCATCTGGCTCAGAGCGCCAGCAACTCGCCGCCTTCTACCGCCACTGG GCGCTGAAGGAGAGCTTCATCAAGGCCATTGGCACGGGGCTGGGCTTCAACCTCCAGAGGGCGGAGTTTCACCTCTCCCCTCAGCCAGTCACAGAGGAGCAGGGGCAGCACCGGACCATGATGCAtctggacgaggaggaggagcacagcTGGAGGTTTGAG GAATGCTTGTTGGATGCGGACCACCATGTTGCCGTGGCGCTGGGACTCCACAGCCCTCCTCCTGCTGGG CAGCCCAGATGCCCGtcgccccctcccccgaccGCCTTCACCCACCTGACGTTCGGTGACCTCATCGCTCAGGCCACGCCCCTTAGCGAGGAAGACCCCGCCTACTGGGACGGCTTCCAGAGCAAGGGCGAGGCCCCCCAGAGACAGAGCAGCAGGGCCCCGTCAGAGTGA